In Bacteroidales bacterium, the following proteins share a genomic window:
- a CDS encoding dihydroorotate dehydrogenase has translation MVELGVNIGNLFFKNPVLTASGTFGYGSEFEDFMDISRLGGIIVKGTTFEPRQGNAYPRMAETASGMLNAVGLQNKGVDAFINEIYPKIKHYDTNIIVNVSGSKLEDYISVAEKLNDFDKIPAIELNISCPNVKEGGMAFGTSCSSATEVTLAVRKAYKKTLIVKLSPNVTNIAEIALAVEAAGADGVSLINTLLGMAINAETQRPKLSTVTGGLSGPCIKPVALRMVWQVFKVVKIPVIGLGGIMNANDAIEFMLAGATAIQVGTANFIEPDISAKIVEGIDEYCKRHNVSSVKSLTGGLKC, from the coding sequence ATGGTAGAACTGGGTGTAAATATCGGTAATTTATTTTTTAAAAACCCGGTACTGACAGCTTCCGGGACTTTTGGCTACGGTAGCGAGTTTGAAGATTTTATGGACATCAGCCGACTGGGTGGTATTATTGTAAAAGGCACAACGTTTGAACCCCGTCAAGGCAATGCATATCCACGGATGGCTGAAACAGCTTCAGGAATGCTAAATGCTGTAGGACTTCAAAATAAAGGTGTAGATGCATTTATCAATGAGATTTATCCAAAAATAAAACATTACGATACCAACATTATCGTGAATGTTTCGGGTTCCAAGCTGGAAGATTACATTAGTGTTGCTGAAAAACTAAACGACTTTGACAAAATCCCCGCCATTGAATTGAACATCTCCTGCCCCAATGTTAAAGAAGGAGGTATGGCCTTCGGGACTTCGTGTTCTTCAGCAACAGAGGTAACTTTGGCTGTGCGCAAGGCATATAAAAAAACGCTCATCGTAAAGTTGTCGCCTAATGTTACCAACATCGCTGAGATAGCCCTTGCCGTGGAAGCTGCCGGTGCTGACGGCGTTTCTTTAATCAACACTTTATTGGGAATGGCCATAAATGCCGAAACACAAAGACCAAAACTTTCAACAGTAACAGGAGGTTTGTCAGGGCCGTGCATAAAGCCGGTGGCTTTGCGTATGGTTTGGCAGGTTTTTAAAGTTGTAAAAATCCCCGTCATCGGACTGGGAGGTATCATGAATGCTAACGATGCCATTGAGTTTATGCTTGCAGGTGCAACAGCGATACAAGTTGGTACAGCAAATTTTATTGAGCCTGACATAAGCGCTAAAATAGTGGAAGGTATTGACGAATATTGCAAGCGGCACAATGTCTCATCGGTAAAAAGCCTGACAGGCGGACTGAAATGTTAA
- a CDS encoding DUF5606 domain-containing protein, which yields MDFKEILSVSGKPGLYKIIAHTKNGLIVESLTDKKRIPVYTTDRISNLEDISIFTTDKEKPLVEILKLIYEKENGEKSLDHKSEDKKLKEYFEQILPDYDKDRVYASDIRKVFNWYNQLIGNKMLDFTEKQDEAKPEEKAEDIKPETEGAEEGKKQDKAKKETPATEE from the coding sequence ATGGACTTTAAGGAAATTCTCTCCGTTTCGGGCAAACCCGGCTTATATAAAATCATAGCTCACACAAAAAACGGACTCATCGTAGAGTCGCTTACTGACAAAAAAAGAATTCCGGTTTATACTACCGACAGAATAAGCAACCTCGAAGATATAAGCATTTTCACCACCGACAAAGAAAAGCCTCTTGTTGAAATTTTAAAGCTTATTTATGAAAAAGAAAATGGTGAAAAATCTTTAGACCACAAATCAGAAGATAAGAAACTTAAAGAATATTTTGAACAGATCTTACCCGATTATGATAAGGACAGGGTTTATGCTTCGGATATCCGTAAAGTCTTTAACTGGTATAATCAGCTTATCGGAAACAAGATGCTTGACTTTACTGAAAAACAAGATGAAGCTAAACCTGAAGAAAAAGCAGAAGATATAAAACCTGAAACTGAAGGAGCTGAAGAAGGCAAAAAGCAGGATAAAGCTAAAAAAGAAACTCCTGCTACAGAAGAATAA
- a CDS encoding dihydroorotate dehydrogenase electron transfer subunit translates to MKKYINDLTVCANKKLNPQYFILSLTSKYPLPEMLPGQFVEVKINNNHDVFLRRPISIHQVDYEKNILYLLIKVVGKGTQTLSKLKAGDTLNIIYPLGNTFTYEGVKKALLAGGGCGIAPMLYLAAFLHKNNIETDILLGGRTSEDILEEEEFEKYGKVFVATDDGSLGEKGFLTKHSVFENLSSYDRLYCCGPTPMMKVMAGIATEKNIDCEVSLENLMACGIGACLCCVTATTEGHKCVCTEGPVFNTKQLIW, encoded by the coding sequence ATGAAAAAATATATCAACGACCTGACCGTATGCGCTAACAAAAAACTCAACCCTCAGTATTTCATTTTAAGCCTTACCTCAAAATATCCTTTACCGGAAATGCTTCCCGGGCAGTTTGTTGAAGTTAAAATAAATAACAATCACGATGTTTTTCTACGTCGGCCTATTTCGATACATCAGGTGGATTACGAAAAAAATATTTTGTATTTGCTTATTAAAGTTGTTGGAAAAGGCACACAAACTTTATCAAAATTAAAAGCCGGTGATACTTTAAACATTATATATCCTCTGGGCAATACATTTACTTATGAGGGCGTAAAAAAAGCACTTCTTGCCGGAGGCGGTTGCGGTATTGCCCCCATGCTTTATCTGGCAGCTTTTCTGCACAAAAACAATATCGAAACTGACATTCTTTTAGGTGGGAGAACATCTGAAGATATATTAGAAGAAGAAGAATTTGAAAAATACGGTAAAGTTTTCGTTGCTACTGATGACGGCAGTCTGGGAGAAAAAGGATTTCTTACAAAACACAGCGTTTTTGAAAATTTATCATCCTATGACCGTCTTTATTGCTGTGGTCCCACCCCTATGATGAAAGTCATGGCCGGTATTGCAACAGAAAAAAACATAGATTGTGAAGTTTCCCTTGAAAACCTTATGGCTTGCGGCATAGGCGCCTGCCTTTGCTGTGTAACTGCTACCACAGAAGGCCATAAATGCGTATGCACCGAAGGTCCGGTGTTTAACACAAAACAACTTATATGGTAG